The Spinacia oleracea cultivar Varoflay chromosome 2, BTI_SOV_V1, whole genome shotgun sequence DNA segment GTTACACTGTTCTAGTTAATGTTaatatggaaattttgatgttttttggtTCTTTTTGTACAAAACAATATGATGATATAATCATATAATTCTCGTATTAAATGATTAGGGTTTTATCAATTAAATTTGTTCAAAATTTATCCCTTTGCttgatattttataaaaatctaGTACAGAATCAAAATGGTTTGGTAGTTTTATTGCCCGTGAAGAATTATCTAAAGCAATGTAGATGACAAAATGGCTTAAACACATACACACTGAAGATAGAAACCGTTATAAGTGATTTCCTCTTCAATGGCATTGTTCGTAGACGAAAAAGAATGTTCTGATGATGGTACTAACTATGGTACTATTACATTACTACTAACCAATCTAAAGGAACACAAGGTCAGTCTATACGAGACTTTTGATGCGTTCCTAAAAATATTTCATTCTTTTTTTAAGGAATGTAATAGTGTTGCTGTCACGATTAGCTAGCTTTAGTTCTTCAAAGATGATATTGTGATACTTTACTGTGGATAGCGAAAGCCAGAAGAACATTTTGTATTGAAAACTTGCTTCTGACCTCCTTTTAGGGCTACTTATCATGCTTTTTTAGGGGTTATTTAAAGTTCCCGAAGTTACCAAATACAAGTAGTTATCAGTTATCAATACTTGTTGGTGTCTCTGCAAGCCTATTCTCCAAATAATAGGACATCGTCTAAGTTCCTTCTAGAACTGTGTAGGTGACGTATTTGAATCTGTTGGCGTATTTACTTGGTTGACGTCTACACAACACTTGAGAGAACTTTAAATATTTCTCCATTCAAATATAGCTGTTCATTATTGtacaaatttgaaaaaaaaagtagCTAGAGCAAAAGTTTCAACACGTGTTAATCCTTAAGGAGTCTTTAAAGTTGTATCAGCTACTATTGCTGATTATGATATCGCTTATTTGTGTGAAATATTATTAGAAATCAGTCGGTGGAGTTCTTTGGCCTAAGTCAGCAGTGAAGTTGACAAATTGGCTTAAACACATGCACACTAAGAGTTCTAAATTTAATCAGGATAGAAACCGTAACAAGCGATATGCTCTTTAATGGCACCATTTATTGAAAGAAAAGAGACAATGCGATACTTAACTGTGAATAGTAAAAGCTTGCTTATTGGTGGTTATTTAAAGTTTCCGAAGTTATCATAGACGAAGTAGCTATCAGTTACATTGGAGGGGTATTTGTTGGTGTCTCCTCAAGCCTATTCTTAAAATACTAGGACCTTGTCTATGTCTGTTCTTCCTTTTGTACATTGGCTTAGCTGAAGCATTCTTAGTGCCATGCTTTTTGATATTGATGTTCAGGAGATCACCCTATGGACTATGGAACAAATTAGCCAACTCATATAAGTTGCTTCTAGAAATGCGTAGGTAAAGTATTTAATCTGTTGGCGTTTCCACTTGGTTGATGACACAATACTTGAGTGAGCTTTAAATGTTAATTATACAGGAACTTTATGTGGagaaatatttaataaaaaaatagttAAATAATAATTCTAAAATATACATGCATgtacgggacctaatctagtactATGTAGTTGTTTATGTAGCTTAGTGTTCTCTGCCAGTTTAAAACAAAAACAAGCTAGAGCAAAAGTTGCCTCGTACGTTACATATGGGAATCTTAAGGAGTGTATGAAGTTGTATCAGCTGATATTGCTGATTATGATATACAAATATGTAGGATTTGGAATTGGCAATAGCCTTTGGTGACTCCTGTCCTTGTCCTGGTCTGAAAGGCATCCTCACTCTAGCCTTTATAATGTTAAGAAGTTTACATACATTGCATTTGCATAAGATGTTTTTGAGATATTTTGTGTGACTAATTTGTTTGAAATGGTATTAGAAATCAGCTGGTGGAGTTCTTTTGCCCAAATCAGCAGTGAAATTTGAGAGGTACCTTATGGGTGAGGTATGGAAGTTCTGTTGTCTTGGACACTAATCCTTATTCCAAGCATTTGTTTTTATGAGCAAACTTTGAAGCCTTCTTCATGCTTACAGATTCTCTCCGTTGGGTCTGACGTTGGGGAAGTTGAGGCTGGGAAGAAGGTATAGCCAATTTGCCCTACTTGTTAGGCAACATAACACATGCAAAATGTGTCTTAAAACACCCTTATTGAGCAGACGAACGTTAATTTGTGTGTGCAGGTTCTTTTCTCAGACGTAAGTGCCTACGAGGTGGATCTAGGAGCAGAGGGTAGGCATTGTTTTTGCAAAGAAAGTGACCTCTTGGCAGTAGTTGAGTAGATCATTCAGAGGGCTTCACTTGATTTTACCATTAGACCCTTTTTTTAGTTAAAAATCAGAGTTTTCGTTTACAAAGATAGTCTTTTTGTTATTCTGCTTTATGTAAGCACCAAATTATTTTCAACCGTCAAtgggttttgaatttttgattctTGATGCAGCGGACAGGAATTGTGAAATGTGTTGATAGGGTAAATGCGAACAAATATGAAGTTTAAATCTCATTTGGAATGAATTCAAATGAAACTGATGCAGAGACATGCTTCCTTTGAACTTGGCCGTTTTTAAGGAATTTAGGATGTCCTGTCAAAAATCTTCAATCTTTTTTGATATTTGGGGTTCTGATTATGTCAACTGATAACGTCAAAGGGAAATTTGCATTAACTTTCAATTTCAGTAGCGAATTTAGCAGGGATCTCATTTTGAGGTTTCCTTCCCCAGTTCCCTATCAAAACTGATATTGGCGTAACCTTGAGTCCACGTGCCATAAAAAATATTTACTTTTCAATCGGTGTAGATAAGATTTGATCACCAGTTTTCAATATTCACAAATAGAGCAATATGAAATACTTCTTCCAATTTTTAATACTCGTAACGTTTATTATTCACGTATTTTACTTTGACTATTATTAGTTGTTTATAAGTAAGATAAAATAtaatcatgtaagatcttgttagattcatctcaaAGTGTAATTCTAAAATATCAATTattctttttgtaatttttgcttaaagaaaattaaagatattaatgatcaaagttgtgcattgacatgcatgaaagtaacaaacgttgcgagtattaaaaatcgaagGAAATACAACATAAGCTCCAATGTATTTACTTGATGCAAAGACTAAGTTGTTAGGTTGATATGAAAGATCATGAGAAATATAACTTCCTAGGAAGTTAAAGATTGCGTTGTTATTTGGTTTGTAAAAACGTGAAAACTCTCACTTTCTATGAACTTCCACTTCCCAAAACTGGAGGAAGTTGCTTACCTATGTTACCTGTAAATAAAACTTCTCATATTCAACCAA contains these protein-coding regions:
- the LOC110804474 gene encoding 10 kDa chaperonin 1, chloroplastic, with the protein product MASTAAFVSLAKPFSLPNNTFSRNSNLRLLGSRRNALTVNAVATKWEPSKVVPQGDGVLIRLEELPEKSAGGVLLPKSAVKFERYLMGEILSVGSDVGEVEAGKKVLFSDVSAYEVDLGAEGRHCFCKESDLLAVVE